In Phocoena phocoena chromosome 12, mPhoPho1.1, whole genome shotgun sequence, the following proteins share a genomic window:
- the ABRACL gene encoding costars family protein ABRACL encodes MNVDHEVNLLVEEIHRLGSRNADGKLSVKFGVLFRDDKCANLFEALVGTLKAAKRRKMITYPGELLLQGVHDDVDIILLQD; translated from the exons ATGAATGTGGATCACGAAGTTAACCTCTTAGTGGAGGAAATTCATCGTCTGGGTTCAAGAA ATGCTGATGGAAAATTAAGTGTGAAATTTGGGGTCCTCTTCCGAGATGACAAATGTGCCAATCTCTTTGAAGCACTGGTAGGAACTCTCAAAGCTgcaaaaagaaggaagatgatTACGTACCCAGGAGAGCTACTTCTGCAAGGTGTTCATGATGATGTGGACATTATATTGCTGCAAGATTAA